In Zingiber officinale cultivar Zhangliang chromosome 1A, Zo_v1.1, whole genome shotgun sequence, a genomic segment contains:
- the LOC122014668 gene encoding uncharacterized protein LOC122014668 encodes MADHDLVLGNPGLALGQNHELVIGEGQGLGLGHRHGLVLSHPHDHDLDLGQSHSHDLALGHSNESQLVLGHHHHQHHHDHGHDDGEELALGQNHDADQDSLAQSHELGISDNHELTLAETHDLSVDHSLDQLSVDHEQELALGLTQEMLQGQLVVSQVLQARAVVVSPDHQLTVGQEFADVKSCRRAIRDTAIACHFEIQTVKSDKTRFTARCAAEGCPWRIHAAKLTGVPNFTIRTINETHTCSGIYHLGHQQASVEWVANSVEEQLRENPHYKPKEILEEIHRMHGITLSYKQAWRGKERIMATVRGSFEEGYRLLPQYCEQIKRTNPGSIASVYKNPEDDCFQRLFISFYASIYGFVNACRPLIGLDKTVLKSKYLGTLLLATGFDGDGALFPLAFGVVDEASDENWIWFLSELHALLEANTENMPRLTILSDRQKGIVDGVDFNFPTAFHGFCMHHLTESFRKEFSNSALVDIFWGAAHALTDYEFDAKMREIEQISPEAAFWIGRIPPRLWATAYFEGTRFGHLTANIVESINGWILEASSLPIIQMMEYIRRQLMTWFNERREASMQWGTILVPSAERRVSDAIEHARGYQVGRANEAEFEVVSPREGSIIVDIRNRCCLCRGWQLYGLPCAHGVAALLSCRQNVHRYTESCFTVATYRKAYSQTIHPIPDKSLWKEMSDSNQNANNQIALVVNPPKSLRPPTKPRKKRVRSEDQGRAKRIVHCSRCNQTGHFRTTCAAPV; translated from the coding sequence ATGGCCGACCATGATTTGGTTCTTGGAAATCCTGGTTTAGCTCTCGGCCAGAACCACGAGCTAGTTATTGGTGAAGGCCAGGGTTTAGGCCTTGGACATAGACATGGTCTGGTTCTTAGCCACCCCCATGATCATGACCTCGATCTAGGCCAATCCCACAGTCATGATCTTGCACTTGGACATTCAAATGAGAGTCAACTAGTTTTGGGGCACCATCACCATCAGCACCACCACGACCATGGCCATGACGACGGCGAGGAGCTGGCTTTAGGACAGAATCATGACGCTGATCAAGATAGCCTTGCACAGAGTCACGAGTTGGGTATATCAGACAACCATGAGTTGACTCTTGCTGAAACCCATGATCTCAGCGTTGATCATAGCTTGGACCAGCTATCCGTGGACCATGAGCAGGAGCTTGCCCTTGGATTGACACAAGAGATGTTGCAGGGTCAGCTAGTAGTGTCACAGGTGTTGCAGGCCCGAGCGGTGGTTGTGAGTCCGGACCACCAGCTCACTGTGGGACAGGAGTTTGCTGATGTCAAGAGCTGTCGGCGAGCTATACGGGACACAGCCATTGCTTGCCACTTTGAAATTCAAACTGTTAAGTCAGATAAGACACGCTTCACAGCAAGGTGTGCCGCTGAGGGTTGCCCATGGCGCATTCATGCAGCAAAGCTCACTGGTGTGCCAAACTTCACTATCAGGACCATCAATGAGACACATACATGCAGCGGAATTTACCATCTCGGGCATCAACAGGCATCAGTTGAGTGGGTGGCAAATTCTGTTGAGGAACAGCTTCGGGAGAACCCACACTACAAGCCAAAGGAGATACTAGAAGAGATCCACCGTATGCATGGAATAACATTGTCATACAAGCAAGCctggagaggaaaggagaggaTTATGGCTACAGTTCGTGGCTCCTTTGAAGAAGGGTATCGGCTCTTACCACAGTATTGTGAACAAATTAAGAGGACAAACCCAGGAAGCATTGCAAGTGTATACAAAAATCCAGAAGATGATTGTTTTCAACGACTGTTCATCTCATTCTACGCTTCAATATATGGTTTTGTAAATGCCTGCCGACCACTGATTGGGTTAGATAAGACTGTTTTAAAGAGCAAATATCTGGGAACCTTACTCCTGGCCACTGGATTTGATGGAGATGGTGCTCTATTCCCTCTAGCTTTTGGGGTGGTTGATGAGGCAAGCGATGAAAATTGGATATGGTTTTTGTCTGAATTGCATGCTTTACTTGAGGCCAATACAGAGAACATGCCAAGGCTCACAATTTTGTCAGATAGGCAGAAAGGAATTGTAGATGGTGTCGACTTCAACTTCCCAACTGCCTTCCATGGATTCTGCATGCACCATCTCACTGAGAGTTTCCGCAAAGAGTTCAGCAACTCTGCACTTGTTGATATCTTCTGGGGAGCTGCTCATGCTCTCACAGATTATGAATTTGATGCTAAAATGAGAGAAATTGAGCAAATATCACCCGAAGCTGCCTTCTGGATTGGAAGGATTCCACCGCGTCTTTGGGCAACTGCCTACTTTGAGGGAACACGATTCGGACACCTGACAGCAAATATTGTCGAGTCGATTAATGGTTGGATACTTGAAGCTTCTTCACTCCCAATAATCCAGATGATGGAGTACATCAGGCGGCAATTAATGACTTGGTTTAATGAGCGACGTGAAGCAAGCATGCAGTGGGGGACAATCCTCGTGCCTTCAGCTGAACGGCGTGTCTCTGATGCAATAGAACATGCAAGAGGCTATCAGGTTGGAAGGGCAAATGAAGCGGAGTTCGAAGTTGTTTCTCCTCGCGAAGGCAGCATAATTGTGGACATCCGCAACCGCTGTTGCCTTTGCCGAGGTTGGCAGCTCTATGGCTTGCCCTGTGCTCATGGAGTGGCTGCACTTCTCTCTTGTCGACAGAATGTTCATCGCTACACTGAGAGCTGCTTCACTGTGGCAACATATCGGAAGGCATATTCGCAGACTATACATCCAATTCCAGACAAGAGCCTTTGGAAGGAAATGTCTGACTCAAATCAAAATGCCAATAATCAGATTGCCTTGGTAGTTAATCCACCCAAGTCACTTAGGCCACCCACAAAGCCAAGAAAGAAGAGAGTTCGCTCGGAAGATCAAGGACGGGCTAAGCGAATCGTGCATTGTAGCCGATGCAATCAAACAGGTCACTTCCGAACAACATGTGCAGCGCCTGTATAA